The following DNA comes from Flavisolibacter ginsenosidimutans.
GCATTGGATGATTGTTTTACGCGACTGCAAAAGATAAACGTTTCACGGATTGCCTCGGCCAAAACAAAACTGACAAAGGATGCGATCGACAATTACAACCGGGAAGCTTTTCGCAAACCTGTGCTGCAAGATTTATCCATGTCACGAGGTGTGTTTTTAACCTTCTCCGATTTTTTAAATAAAAAGATAACCTATCCTGAATTTGATGTAGAGTTGGGAAACGAAATTGACAACCTATACATCATCAATAACAGTACAAAAGAATTGTTGCCAAATTTCTGGGGCTTTTGCGACGGGAAAAATTACTATATCAAAACGGGTCATAATTTTTTCGGACTCCAGAGAAGTGGAAACAGCTTTGAATTTATTGGCGCACTGCGATCCACGTCGGCTTATCGCACACCGGACCGTCCTTACATCTCAAACGGAAACTCAACGACAGCTATAGCATCAGGCATTGCCGGTTTTGGATTGGGTAGGTTGTTAGATAGAGAGCCACAATTTGAAACAAGGCCTTTTCAGGTCAACATGGAAACCGGCGAAGTTTATTAAATCATGCTGAGCGCTTCTTCCGGTGCCGTGTCTTTTGCAAGATGTTTTTCAATCGCGTTGTCATACAACTTTCTCCAATCAGCAATATTGCCCCAGTTCTGATAGTCCACGGTAACATCGCTGCCGGTTACGTTGCCCAAACGATTGCAAGAAAGCTTCGATTTTTCAATGAAGCGCAGAAATTCTTCTTGTTGTTTTTCGTTGACCGATACCACCACGCGGCTGCCGCTTTCGCCAAAAAGGAAAGCATCCTTGCGCACAGGGCTTTCATCCGAAATTGCCGTAGACGCGGCGAAGCCCAACCCGCGATGAAAACCTTTTTCCAGCAAGGCTGTAATCAATCCGCCTTCGCTTACATCGTGTGCACTTTGGATCAAGCCTTGCTGAATAAGTTGCTTGACAACTTCCTGCAACTTGTATTCTTCTTCCAACTCAAAATGCGGCGCGGGTGATTGTTCAATGCCGCAAATTTTGCTCAGGTATTGCGAAGAAGAAATTTCGTTTTGAACATTGCCCAACAAATAGATTTCATCGCCGGCTTGCTTGAAGTCCAGTGTCATTTTTTTAGAAACATCGTCCACCAAACCCACCATGCCAATCGTTGGCGTTGGAAACACAGGGCCTTCGGGTCCCTGGTTGTAAAAGCTTACGTTGCCGCCCGTGACCGGCGTATCAAATTTGCGGCAAGCTTCGCCCATGCCTTTTACGGCTTGTACAAATTGATAATAAACTTCGGGATCGTAAGGGTTGCCAAAATTCAAGCAGTTGGTTACGCCAAGCGGAACGCCGCCGCTGCAAACAATGTTTCGTGCGGCTTCGGCCACGGCCATCATCGCGCCTTTGTACGGATCGGCAAAAACAAAACGGCTGTTGCAATCAACGGTTACGGCAATGCCTTTGCCTGTTTCTTTTACCAAAACAATTGCCGCATCGGTTGGCGTGTTGGTAGATGTATTCACCGTTCCTACCATGCTGTCGTATTGATGATAGATCCAGCGCTTGTTGGCAATGCTGGGCAATTGAATCAATTGTTCTGCAACAGCTTTTAAATCGCTTGGTTCTTTAACCGAATCAATGTTGAAGCGGTCTACTTCATCCAAATATTTTGGCTTGCGGGCTTCTCTTTCGTATTGCGGTGCGCCGCCGCCGAGTACCAACTCTTGTGCGGGTATTTGTGCTTCTAACTCGCCGTTCATGTAAAAGCTGAGCAAGCCGTCATCGGTTACGTGACCAATGACCGCGTTTTCCAAATCCCATTTGTCAAATACTTTTTTTACATCGGCTTCTCGTCCTTTCTCAACCACCAGCAACATGCGTTCCTGGCTTTCGCTTAACAGCAATTCCCAGGCTTTCATGGCTGTTTGCCGCATCGGTACTTTATCAAGCTCGATGTACATACCCGCTTCGCCTTTGGCACTCATTTCGGCAGTGGAGCAAATGATGCCCGCAGCGCCCATGTCCTGCATGCCAACCACAGCGCCGGTTTGAATCACTTCGAGACATGCTTCCAGTAATTTCTTTTCCTGGAAAGGATCACCAACTTGTACCGCCGGTAATTCTTCTGTGCTTTCTTCGGTAATTTCCGCCGACGCAAACGAAGCGCCGCCAATGCCGTCTTTACCAGTGGCGCTTCCGACATACATCACAGGATTGCCAACGCCTGTGGCCGTAGCCGAAACCGTTTCACCAACTTTCACAATGCCTACGCTCATGGCGTTTACCAAAGGGTTGGTGTGATAGCATTCGTCGAAATAAATTTCACCGCCAACGGTAGGCACGCCAAAACAGTTTCCGTAATGAGAAATGCCGTGCACAATGCCGGCTAACAAATGCTGTGTTTTCTTTTCTTCCAAACTGCCGAAGCGAAGTGAATTGAGTGCGGCAATAGGCCGTGCACCCATTGTAAAAATATCGCGGTGAATGCCGCCAACGCCGGTGGCTGCACCCTGGAAGGGTTCAATGGCCGAAGGGTGGTTGTGCGATTCGATTTTAAACACCACGCCGTAGCCTTCGCCAATGTCCATAAGGCCGGCATTTTCTTCGCCGGCTTTTACCAACATGCGGCCGCCTTCGCGTGGCAAGGTCTTTAACCACTTGATGGAATTTTTATAGCTGCAATGTTCGCTCCACATGCCGCTGAAGGCACAGAGTTCGGTGAAGTTGGGCGTGCGGCCGAGTTTCGTTTTGATGAGCTCAAATTCTTCTTCGGTAAGGCGAAGGTCTTTCGCGGTTTTGGCGGTTATCTCCATAACGTTTAGAAAGCGGCAAAGCTAAGGGTGTTTGGCGTTTCGTGTTATTCGAAACGTTATTGCTGCGTTTGTTCCTGCACGATGAAGTAAGAAAGAGAAAGCAAAGGATATCATTTCATCTCGCCAATCTCAAACTCCAACCCCCAAACTCTATCTTCGCCGCTTTAAACCCAAACGATTTTGGAGCATTTGCTGTTTGCTGCCTATCTTATTTTTTTTGCCTGGCTGGTTACCAAAACAAAATTTTTCACCGCATCGGGATTAAATTCTCCACAACTGGTGATTGTGTTTTTGCTGAAGGTAATGGCGGGTATTTTGTACGGCTGGATAGGCGTGCATTACGAACTGCTGGCCCAAATGGGCGATACCTGGGGATACCATTACAACAGCCTTCAGGAATACCATGTTTTGCTCACGAATCCGAAAATTTTTTTTACCGATATTTTCCACAACTCTTATGAAGACGGCTACACACGTTTTCTGGCAACGGAGAATTCCTGGTGGAACGATTTAAAAGGAAACATTATGACTAAGCTGTTGGCACTTTTTGATGTTTTCAGCTTCGGTAATTATTACATCAACGTCATCTTTTATTCTTTCATCAGCCTCTTTGGTCCGCTTGCGTTTTATCGCGTAATGAAAGACGTTTTCCCCAGTCGAAAACTGCCCATTCTGTTGGCGATTTTTTTGGTGCCTTCGGTATTGTATTGGACATCGGGTTTGCACAAAGACGGCCTTGTGTTTTTTGCGTTTTGCTGGATCGTTTACCAGATTTATTTTGGATTGAAGAATCGCTTTACGGGGCGGCGCATCCTGGCCATTTTTCTCGGCTTGCTGTTAGTATTGGTGATGCGAAATTTTTTGATCATTCCCCTCTTGCCCGCATTGTTCGCCTGGGTATTAGCCGACCGGTTAAGGAAGAAACCCCTGCTCGTTTTCTGCGCTGTTTATGCTTTGTTCGTTCTTCTTTTTTTTACGGCTAAATTCATTAACCCGCGACTGAATTTTCCTGAAGGCGTGGTGGAAAGGCAGGAAGCTTTTCTAAAACTCGGCGGTGGTTCAGCCGTGGCTGTAAACAAACTCGCACCAACATTTACCAGTTTTTTGGTCAACGCACCACAAGCCTTTGCGCTGAGTACCATTCGTCCTTATCCCTCCGACGTGCATCATCTGCTTTCGCTGGCCGCTTCGCTCGAAATAAATTTTCTGCTGCTCTTGTTTCTTCTGTTTCTCTGGCGGCACAAAAAAATTAAAGCTTTTGATTCCTTCCTGTTGTTCTGTGTTTTCTTTTCGTTCTCGGTGCTCATGATGATCGGCTATTCCGTTGATGTGTTGGGCGCCATTGTGCGCTATCGCAGCATTGTACTAAGTTTCCTTATTGTGCCCATGGTTGCGCAAACAGATTGGGACAAAATAGGTCGTCTGTTTTTTCTAAATGGTGAAAAGGATTAATGTATTGACTTGGTTTCAAAAAGGAGAAAAATTTACAAGCAGAGCATCAATGAGGGTATGATTTCTTGTAAAGTCTATAAATTTCTACGGCAACAGGAAAAAATTGTCCAAGTTTTTTGGAATTTGATTTTCTTTGGAAAAATTTTTTTATGTCGCTCCGATTTAATGCGCTGACGAATTTGCAAACTTCCTGCGAACCCGAACCGTTGCAGGAGACAAAAATCACGGCCATCTTTGCCGAGAACGTTTTTACCCACGCTGTCGCTAGGCAATTCCTGAGCGACGAAGCATACAAAAGCCTTATGGGGTCTGTGAAAGCCGGTCAAAAAATTGACCGCGCCATGGCGGCGCAAATCGGCAACGGCATTCGTGCCTGGGCCGAAAGCAAAGGCGTAACGCACTTCACACACTGGTTTCAACCGCTTACGGGAACAACGGCCGAAAAGCACGACTCTTTCTTCACTTTAAAAAGCGATGGTACGCCCATCGAACAATTTGAAGGCGATGCTTTGATTCAACAAGAACCTGATGCTTCTTCATTTCCTAGCGGT
Coding sequences within:
- the purL gene encoding phosphoribosylformylglycinamidine synthase subunit PurL, with the protein product MEITAKTAKDLRLTEEEFELIKTKLGRTPNFTELCAFSGMWSEHCSYKNSIKWLKTLPREGGRMLVKAGEENAGLMDIGEGYGVVFKIESHNHPSAIEPFQGAATGVGGIHRDIFTMGARPIAALNSLRFGSLEEKKTQHLLAGIVHGISHYGNCFGVPTVGGEIYFDECYHTNPLVNAMSVGIVKVGETVSATATGVGNPVMYVGSATGKDGIGGASFASAEITEESTEELPAVQVGDPFQEKKLLEACLEVIQTGAVVGMQDMGAAGIICSTAEMSAKGEAGMYIELDKVPMRQTAMKAWELLLSESQERMLLVVEKGREADVKKVFDKWDLENAVIGHVTDDGLLSFYMNGELEAQIPAQELVLGGGAPQYEREARKPKYLDEVDRFNIDSVKEPSDLKAVAEQLIQLPSIANKRWIYHQYDSMVGTVNTSTNTPTDAAIVLVKETGKGIAVTVDCNSRFVFADPYKGAMMAVAEAARNIVCSGGVPLGVTNCLNFGNPYDPEVYYQFVQAVKGMGEACRKFDTPVTGGNVSFYNQGPEGPVFPTPTIGMVGLVDDVSKKMTLDFKQAGDEIYLLGNVQNEISSSQYLSKICGIEQSPAPHFELEEEYKLQEVVKQLIQQGLIQSAHDVSEGGLITALLEKGFHRGLGFAASTAISDESPVRKDAFLFGESGSRVVVSVNEKQQEEFLRFIEKSKLSCNRLGNVTGSDVTVDYQNWGNIADWRKLYDNAIEKHLAKDTAPEEALSMI